A portion of the Algisphaera agarilytica genome contains these proteins:
- a CDS encoding lamin tail domain-containing protein: MSMKKLFGSLTAAGLAFGLAGQANADLFINEVIGSTTGADAEFIEIYNSGPTAVDLSGYQILEIESDSGASQGTVDDTFEIASGTIAAGGYFLIGNATFTAGYGITPDLELNISIENSSYTLLLQDDSATTLYSAFVTDGGAGDAAQGGVAPDISVGPDGTFLPAGFGLSGDGGSTAYLLEFSPVPAPSATPGAANIPEPASLALVGLGGLAMLSRRRK, translated from the coding sequence ATGAGCATGAAGAAACTGTTTGGAAGTTTGACGGCGGCAGGTTTGGCGTTTGGCTTGGCTGGTCAAGCCAATGCGGACCTGTTCATCAACGAAGTGATCGGCAGCACCACCGGTGCGGACGCCGAGTTTATTGAGATCTACAACAGCGGGCCCACCGCGGTGGATCTCTCGGGCTATCAGATCCTCGAGATCGAAAGCGATTCCGGTGCCTCGCAAGGTACCGTCGATGACACCTTTGAAATCGCCAGCGGCACCATCGCGGCCGGTGGGTACTTCTTGATCGGCAACGCGACTTTCACGGCGGGCTACGGCATCACGCCGGACCTCGAGCTGAACATCTCGATTGAAAACAGCTCGTACACCCTCCTGTTGCAAGACGACTCCGCGACGACGCTGTACTCGGCATTCGTCACGGATGGCGGCGCCGGCGATGCGGCTCAAGGCGGTGTGGCTCCGGATATCTCCGTCGGCCCCGACGGCACCTTCCTCCCCGCCGGCTTCGGCTTGTCGGGTGATGGCGGTTCGACGGCTTACCTCCTCGAATTTTCTCCGGTCCCCGCGCCTTCGGCGACCCCGGGTGCCGCGAACATCCCCGAACCCGCCAGCCTCGCGCTGGTCGGTCTGGGCGGCCTGGCCATGCTCAGCCGCCGCCGCAAGTAA
- a CDS encoding type II secretion system protein, translated as MRRKPQTQAFTLIELLVVISIIALLIGILLPALGAARGTARSIACLSNLKQWGIATNIYMVENRDWLPAIGANFVDPKLENDPAFWFNALPNLVESTTPYEATQEGLTMNEYRDGAGGIWFCPEIQENGDNEFHYGMNLTLGGKNNVRPLVLPKRDHINALDIPRASRTVVFGEQGNDEENIGLISVASDQGNTIPSPGFVGPNDGSSRIAADRHQGDSSNILFVDGHGSSFDEESLLTYSQAMTVADVFTGNYQPNVTADGAAEWGPFE; from the coding sequence ATGCGACGAAAACCCCAAACCCAAGCTTTTACCCTGATCGAACTGCTGGTCGTGATTTCTATCATCGCCCTGCTCATCGGCATCCTGCTCCCCGCGCTGGGCGCGGCCCGGGGCACGGCTCGGAGTATCGCCTGCTTGAGCAACCTCAAGCAGTGGGGCATCGCCACGAATATCTACATGGTTGAGAATCGTGACTGGTTGCCCGCGATCGGTGCCAACTTCGTCGACCCCAAGCTGGAAAACGACCCGGCTTTCTGGTTTAACGCCCTTCCCAACCTCGTTGAGTCGACCACTCCCTACGAGGCGACCCAAGAGGGTTTGACGATGAATGAATACCGAGATGGGGCGGGCGGTATCTGGTTCTGCCCAGAGATTCAGGAAAACGGAGATAATGAATTCCACTACGGCATGAACCTGACGCTTGGCGGCAAAAACAATGTTCGCCCACTGGTTCTTCCAAAGCGTGATCACATCAACGCTTTGGATATCCCCCGTGCCTCTCGTACCGTGGTTTTCGGCGAGCAGGGGAATGACGAAGAGAACATCGGCCTGATCTCCGTTGCGTCGGACCAAGGCAACACGATCCCTTCGCCGGGCTTTGTGGGCCCCAACGACGGTTCCTCACGCATCGCGGCGGACCGGCACCAAGGTGACTCCAGCAATATCCTGTTTGTGGATGGACACGGCTCATCCTTTGATGAGGAAAGTCTTCTTACCTACAGCCAGGCGATGACCGTAGCGGACGTCTTTACGGGCAACTATCAACCCAACGTCACCGCAGATGGTGCGGCTGAGTGGGGGCCGTTTGAGTAA
- the clpB gene encoding ATP-dependent chaperone ClpB, whose translation MDPNKFTQKTQEALQNAQSTAIERGHQAVDIEHVILALVEQPEGLIPRLLDKLKRPADVVAGELRRDLDARPSVSGGSAAQGQVAITQGLQQLLVAAEKQANQLKDEYVSVEHLVLAMLADGKSRAAKIFNDLGVSLDAFRTALTEVRGPQRVQSSNPEATYESLAKYGRDLVEAARSGKMDPVIGRDEEIRRTIRILSRKTKNNPVLIGEPGVGKTAIAEGLAQRIVRGDVPEGLKEKTVFSLDMGALIAGAKFRGEFEERLKAVLNEVKQADGQIILFIDELHTIVGAGKADGAMDAGNLLKPMLARGELHCIGATTLNEYRQHIEKDAALERRFQPVLVDQPTVEDTISILRGLRERFEVFHGVKITDGALVNAATMSHRYITDRFLPDKAIDLVDEACAMIRTEMDSMPAELDDLTRRVMQLEIEEAALKKETDEASRLRLSALQKELADLRTEADSMRAQWENERGNVDKVRQLREEIEQTKLAIEQAEQSYELEKAAELKYGKLPELEKQLASEEVSDEARGASGEAGSSNLTPQASRLFRDAVTDDEIAQIVARWTGIPVARLVEGEREKLLRLADQLHERVIGQDEAVQLVADAVLRARAGIKDPKRPIGSFLFLGPTGVGKTELCKALAEALFDSEDNLVRLDMSEYMEKHSVARLIGAPPGYVGYDEGGQLTEAVRRKPYSVVLFDEVEKAHPDVFNALLQVLDDGQLTDSQGRTVNFKNTVIIMTSNLGSQFMLDDAILSGDGGNAMSEQTKNQVMAAVRSHFRPEFLNRVDDIVMFTPLGLGEIEKIVTLLTADVQKRLDDRRITLELTDAATKHLAEAGHDPVYGARPLKRYLQHQLETRLAKALIGGEVAEGSTVTMDYAEDEADTADGGLRLIVTPAPELR comes from the coding sequence ATGGACCCCAACAAGTTCACTCAGAAAACCCAGGAGGCGTTGCAGAACGCCCAGAGCACCGCGATCGAACGCGGCCACCAGGCCGTGGACATCGAGCACGTCATCCTTGCGCTCGTTGAACAGCCCGAAGGATTGATCCCGCGGTTGCTGGACAAACTCAAGCGTCCGGCCGACGTCGTGGCGGGCGAGCTGCGTCGCGATCTGGACGCCCGCCCATCGGTCAGCGGCGGCAGCGCAGCCCAGGGCCAAGTGGCCATCACCCAGGGGCTGCAGCAACTGCTCGTGGCGGCGGAGAAACAGGCCAACCAACTCAAAGACGAGTACGTCAGTGTTGAGCACCTCGTGCTCGCGATGCTTGCCGACGGCAAGTCCCGAGCGGCGAAAATCTTCAATGACTTGGGGGTTTCGCTCGACGCGTTCCGCACCGCGTTGACCGAGGTGCGTGGTCCTCAGCGGGTCCAGTCTTCCAACCCCGAAGCGACCTACGAATCCCTCGCCAAGTACGGCCGTGACCTCGTCGAGGCGGCACGCTCGGGCAAGATGGACCCGGTGATCGGGCGGGACGAAGAGATCCGCCGGACGATCCGCATCCTGTCGCGTAAGACCAAGAATAACCCCGTGCTCATCGGCGAGCCGGGCGTGGGCAAGACCGCGATCGCCGAGGGCCTGGCCCAGCGCATCGTGCGCGGCGACGTGCCCGAAGGCTTGAAAGAAAAGACCGTCTTCTCTCTGGACATGGGCGCGCTCATCGCGGGCGCTAAGTTCCGCGGCGAGTTTGAAGAACGGCTGAAAGCGGTGCTCAACGAAGTGAAACAGGCCGATGGGCAGATCATCCTGTTCATCGACGAGCTGCACACGATCGTCGGCGCGGGCAAGGCCGACGGCGCGATGGACGCGGGCAACCTGCTCAAGCCCATGCTGGCCCGCGGTGAGCTGCACTGCATCGGCGCGACCACGCTCAACGAGTATCGGCAGCACATCGAAAAAGACGCAGCGCTGGAGCGACGATTCCAACCCGTGCTCGTCGATCAGCCCACGGTCGAAGACACGATCAGCATCCTCCGTGGCCTGCGCGAACGCTTCGAGGTTTTCCATGGCGTGAAGATCACCGACGGCGCTCTCGTGAACGCCGCCACGATGTCGCACCGCTACATCACCGACCGGTTCCTGCCGGACAAAGCGATCGACCTGGTCGACGAGGCCTGCGCGATGATCCGCACGGAGATGGACTCTATGCCTGCTGAGCTCGACGACCTGACGCGACGCGTGATGCAATTGGAGATCGAAGAAGCGGCGCTCAAGAAAGAAACCGATGAGGCGAGCCGCTTGCGGCTTAGCGCTCTGCAAAAAGAACTCGCCGACCTGCGCACCGAAGCAGACTCGATGCGGGCGCAGTGGGAGAACGAGCGCGGCAACGTCGACAAGGTGCGTCAGCTGCGCGAGGAAATCGAGCAGACGAAGCTCGCGATCGAGCAGGCCGAGCAGAGCTACGAGTTGGAGAAGGCCGCCGAGTTGAAGTACGGCAAACTCCCCGAACTCGAGAAGCAGTTGGCAAGTGAGGAAGTGAGCGACGAGGCGCGAGGCGCGAGTGGCGAGGCTGGGTCCTCAAACCTCACCCCTCAAGCCTCACGCCTCTTCCGTGACGCGGTGACCGACGATGAGATCGCTCAGATCGTCGCCCGCTGGACCGGCATCCCCGTTGCCCGGCTGGTGGAGGGCGAGCGCGAGAAGCTTCTGCGTTTGGCGGACCAACTCCACGAGCGCGTCATCGGCCAGGACGAAGCGGTCCAGCTCGTGGCCGACGCGGTGCTGCGTGCCCGGGCCGGCATCAAGGACCCCAAGCGGCCCATCGGCAGCTTCCTGTTCCTGGGCCCGACGGGCGTGGGCAAGACCGAGCTGTGCAAGGCCTTGGCTGAGGCGCTCTTTGACAGCGAAGACAACCTCGTCCGCCTGGATATGTCCGAGTACATGGAGAAGCACAGCGTCGCCCGGCTGATCGGCGCCCCTCCCGGTTACGTCGGTTACGACGAGGGTGGCCAGCTCACCGAAGCGGTCCGCCGTAAGCCCTACAGCGTGGTGCTGTTCGACGAGGTCGAGAAGGCCCACCCGGACGTATTCAACGCGCTGCTACAGGTGCTCGACGACGGGCAGCTGACCGACAGCCAGGGCCGAACGGTGAACTTCAAGAACACCGTGATCATCATGACCAGCAACCTGGGCAGCCAGTTCATGCTCGACGATGCCATCCTGTCCGGCGACGGCGGCAACGCCATGTCCGAGCAGACCAAGAACCAGGTCATGGCCGCGGTGCGTAGCCACTTCCGCCCCGAGTTCCTCAACCGGGTCGATGACATCGTCATGTTCACTCCCTTGGGACTGGGCGAAATAGAGAAGATAGTGACCCTACTCACCGCCGACGTGCAGAAGCGGCTGGATGACCGGCGGATCACACTAGAGCTGACCGATGCTGCCACGAAGCACCTCGCCGAGGCCGGCCACGACCCGGTTTACGGGGCCCGACCGCTCAAACGCTACCTCCAACACCAGCTCGAGACCCGTTTGGCCAAGGCCCTGATCGGGGGCGAGGTCGCGGAGGGCAGCACCGTCACGATGGACTACGCCGAGGATGAAGCAGATACCGCGGACGGTGGCTTGCGATTGATCGTGACCCCCGCCCCTGAACTGCGCTGA
- a CDS encoding PEP-CTERM sorting domain-containing protein (PEP-CTERM proteins occur, often in large numbers, in the proteomes of bacteria that also encode an exosortase, a predicted intramembrane cysteine proteinase. The presence of a PEP-CTERM domain at a protein's C-terminus predicts cleavage within the sorting domain, followed by covalent anchoring to some some component of the (usually Gram-negative) cell surface. Many PEP-CTERM proteins exhibit an unusual sequence composition that includes large numbers of potential glycosylation sites. Expression of one such protein has been shown restore the ability of a bacterium to form floc, a type of biofilm.), whose translation MTKMISSAAVAVLAASPALAQPTLNAVYEGETAGGNNAFLFEIISDDLTGSYAIELGFEAAINDSLFNSAVAVDQESQTAGFDGLLGYTAEEDTYYFDGNFGTSNPGNNPFTGTETNGFIQTPTTLFMSFGSSTDQGSPVSVVRIVTPDESITYSGIIAQGGENFQVSGTANVPEPTTAALLAAGGLAILRRRRQQA comes from the coding sequence ATGACTAAGATGATTTCGTCCGCCGCTGTGGCGGTTCTTGCGGCCAGCCCCGCTCTGGCCCAGCCCACGCTCAACGCGGTCTACGAAGGCGAAACTGCTGGCGGTAACAACGCGTTCCTGTTCGAGATCATCTCCGATGACCTGACCGGTTCGTACGCCATCGAGCTCGGCTTCGAAGCTGCGATCAACGATTCGCTGTTCAATAGTGCCGTGGCGGTTGATCAAGAATCGCAAACCGCGGGTTTCGATGGCCTGCTGGGATACACCGCTGAAGAGGACACCTACTACTTCGACGGTAACTTCGGCACCTCCAACCCCGGCAACAACCCGTTCACCGGTACCGAGACCAATGGTTTCATCCAAACCCCTACGACCCTGTTCATGAGCTTCGGCTCTTCGACCGATCAAGGCAGCCCGGTTTCGGTTGTCCGGATCGTGACCCCTGATGAATCGATCACCTACTCGGGCATCATTGCCCAGGGTGGCGAGAACTTCCAGGTCAGCGGCACCGCGAACGTGCCCGAACCCACCACCGCCGCTCTGTTGGCCGCGGGTGGTCTGGCGATTCTCCGTCGCCGTCGCCAGCAAGCCTGA
- a CDS encoding PEP-CTERM sorting domain-containing protein — MKRALFGIAAAACFAQGGSAAAEVLFSETFEADQSQFSLSSDFIDSTNDYFAVVGTGDISTVNDYTGFGGSSFFAAEDTDDNGGNGNDIQTLTFTVDITGATDLSFSGLFAESGGANYDALDSIVITGSIDAGASFNILAFETVQDGDAFNSAVLSQDTDFDGEGDGTALSEEFSTFTGSITGTGSSLTVEIAVFMDSASEEIAFDNLVIEGVIPEPASLALVGLGGLAMLGRGRRRA; from the coding sequence ATGAAACGTGCATTGTTTGGTATTGCTGCTGCTGCTTGTTTTGCGCAGGGTGGCTCTGCCGCGGCTGAGGTTTTGTTTTCGGAAACATTCGAGGCTGATCAGAGCCAGTTCTCCCTCTCGTCGGATTTCATCGATAGCACGAACGACTACTTCGCGGTGGTCGGTACCGGCGACATTTCGACCGTGAACGATTACACCGGCTTCGGTGGTTCGTCTTTCTTCGCTGCGGAAGACACCGACGACAATGGGGGTAACGGCAACGATATCCAAACCCTGACCTTCACCGTCGACATCACCGGTGCGACCGACCTGAGTTTTTCGGGTCTCTTTGCTGAGTCTGGCGGAGCAAACTACGACGCCCTCGACTCTATCGTTATCACTGGTTCGATCGACGCGGGTGCATCCTTCAACATCCTGGCTTTTGAAACGGTCCAAGATGGCGATGCGTTTAACTCCGCGGTGCTCTCGCAAGACACTGACTTTGATGGTGAAGGTGATGGTACGGCTCTCTCCGAAGAGTTCTCTACCTTTACCGGCAGCATCACCGGCACCGGTTCGAGCCTGACCGTTGAAATCGCGGTCTTTATGGACTCGGCGAGCGAAGAAATCGCTTTTGATAACCTGGTTATCGAGGGTGTTATCCCCGAACCCGCCAGCCTCGCGCTGGTCGGCCTGGGTGGCCTGGCCATGCTCGGCCGCGGGCGTCGTCGCGCATAA
- a CDS encoding endonuclease/exonuclease/phosphatase family protein has translation MKLKKLRLFSLPVMMCLAGALHAPAEAQLRIVTYNTLDKPVSLSDDSQFQTIFGAIATEPVNGIVRPVDVLALQEQTLSGSVNTATDIANLLNALHNTTSYSAITTGNGVDRLAIVYNSSTVDLLGSTSIGVGIRPGVRGHFRPVGYTDAGSDFYVYSAHLKAGSSSSDFTTRASEVNNLRNNADALGADANVIFAGDFNLQSSFDDAYQNFFASGNAQAVDPSGLSFWGSSTPELMTQSTRTTTLSDGGVPGGLDDRFDFQLVSEEVANGSGFAIITPESTGSAATSYRAFGNDGTSYNQAINATTTGRSQPASVLNALHDFSDHLPVVADYQLPALLDLDVSITATDVFAGTGVAVLANVDNVAPVATDNAADSLSYSMTATGDVSSNTVFTGDLSVSDTPNSHAWLVDTSAAGQKDSTVSYTSASDGVADRDIDVTVNVFDHATASFASDSVTKSLEIDFGTVELGFSEGQTEDLVTLFNLESTVDFTSALAIDSDWMAVSGDTSTLGFLGTFPVEGDLDAGESRFQVVTLDTTTAGTFSATYELEVGDALEAAGALTETLTLTLLAEVVSSLLAGDYNGNGVVDAADYTVWQDSFGSTVDLAADGNGNGVVDAADYTVWQDNFGSTSGGGSSVVIPEPGTVTLVGLGLLGLSRRGRRAG, from the coding sequence ATGAAGTTGAAAAAACTGCGATTGTTCTCATTGCCCGTCATGATGTGTTTGGCCGGTGCCTTGCACGCTCCCGCCGAAGCACAGCTCCGCATCGTGACCTACAACACGCTGGACAAGCCTGTCAGCTTGTCTGACGACTCGCAATTCCAGACGATTTTCGGTGCAATTGCTACCGAACCGGTAAACGGTATCGTTCGTCCGGTGGATGTTCTGGCGCTGCAGGAGCAAACCCTTAGCGGGTCGGTGAATACCGCTACGGACATCGCTAACCTGCTCAATGCTCTACACAACACCACCTCTTACAGTGCGATTACGACGGGTAACGGCGTGGACCGCTTGGCGATCGTTTACAACAGCAGCACGGTCGACCTGTTGGGTTCGACATCTATCGGTGTTGGAATTCGGCCGGGTGTTCGGGGGCATTTCCGGCCCGTCGGATATACCGACGCGGGGTCGGATTTTTATGTCTACTCGGCTCACCTAAAAGCGGGCAGTTCTTCCAGCGATTTCACCACCCGCGCCTCGGAAGTGAACAACCTGCGTAACAATGCCGATGCTCTCGGGGCGGATGCGAATGTGATTTTTGCGGGTGACTTTAACCTGCAGTCGTCATTTGACGACGCGTATCAGAATTTCTTTGCCAGTGGCAATGCGCAGGCGGTGGATCCATCGGGACTCAGCTTTTGGGGTTCATCCACTCCTGAATTGATGACTCAATCCACGCGCACCACCACCCTTTCAGATGGCGGTGTACCCGGCGGCCTCGACGACCGCTTCGATTTCCAATTAGTTTCTGAAGAAGTCGCTAATGGCAGTGGGTTTGCCATCATCACTCCGGAGAGTACCGGGTCTGCAGCCACGTCTTATCGTGCGTTCGGGAACGACGGGACCAGTTACAACCAGGCCATCAACGCGACCACCACGGGGCGTTCGCAACCCGCATCGGTGCTTAACGCGCTACATGACTTCAGCGATCACCTGCCCGTGGTCGCGGATTACCAGCTCCCCGCATTACTGGATCTGGATGTGAGTATCACGGCGACGGATGTCTTCGCAGGCACCGGGGTGGCCGTCTTAGCGAATGTCGATAACGTCGCTCCCGTGGCTACCGACAACGCAGCGGATAGCCTCAGCTACTCGATGACCGCGACCGGCGATGTAAGTTCGAATACGGTGTTTACCGGTGATCTCAGCGTATCGGATACACCCAACTCTCACGCATGGCTCGTCGATACCTCCGCTGCCGGCCAGAAGGACAGCACGGTGAGCTACACCAGCGCGTCTGACGGCGTGGCCGACCGGGACATCGATGTGACGGTCAATGTTTTCGATCACGCAACCGCGAGCTTTGCTTCCGACAGCGTGACCAAGAGCCTGGAGATCGATTTCGGCACGGTGGAACTCGGCTTCAGCGAGGGGCAAACCGAAGACCTGGTGACGCTGTTCAACCTGGAATCGACGGTTGATTTCACCTCCGCACTCGCGATCGATTCGGACTGGATGGCGGTGTCGGGTGACACGTCCACGTTGGGCTTCCTGGGAACGTTCCCCGTGGAGGGGGATCTGGATGCGGGGGAAAGCCGATTTCAGGTTGTGACGCTGGATACGACGACGGCGGGCACGTTCAGCGCGACGTACGAGCTCGAAGTGGGCGACGCGTTGGAAGCGGCGGGCGCGTTGACCGAGACGCTGACTCTGACGCTGCTCGCGGAAGTGGTTTCTTCGTTGCTTGCGGGCGACTACAACGGCAACGGTGTGGTGGACGCGGCGGACTACACGGTGTGGCAGGACAGCTTCGGCTCGACGGTTGATCTTGCGGCGGACGGCAACGGCAACGGTGTGGTGGACGCGGCGGACTACACGGTATGGCAGGACAACTTCGGCTCGACGTCGGGCGGCGGTTCGTCGGTGGTGATCCCCGAACCCGGTACCGTAACGCTGGTGGGCCTTGGCCTTTTGGGGCTGAGCCGCCGCGGACGACGTGCCGGGTAA
- a CDS encoding PEP-CTERM sorting domain-containing protein has translation MSRNLKFSTMALLAAVASPAFGQTTIGSDTFDGGAGEIYTSRVFTPDNSANNGNFGGSIFDNFGIIDPTGGGVPFDFLDDSTTFIADRFGIFQSGDRDRFVGMQDTVNGSNPGGTVQIDWTFDISGYENIQVSVDMAAVGDFEGDDTFDFFAQIDGGSLQNPITATAQSGTFYDVTVENGSTYESYATPFFDDVEWDDLIANGPGVSTTGDTVDFHPLDNGLDGDTTAMDGFIPEELLSSTTNEERAYNVTNSFGNFDQIEFEAFKDPVVVTTASGTTQLDNTLQTITADISGTGDTLTLSFFASSNSSPEVFAFDDLLITGDLIDTGTILAGDYNGNGVVDAADYTVWQDSFGDTVVAGTGADGNENGVIDAADYTVWQDNFGNTASGSGATVIPEPSAGLILAGLGALAARRRRKA, from the coding sequence ATGTCTCGTAATTTGAAATTCAGCACCATGGCGCTGTTGGCGGCAGTCGCCTCGCCGGCCTTTGGTCAGACCACGATTGGCTCGGACACCTTCGACGGCGGTGCAGGTGAGATTTACACCTCCCGCGTCTTCACGCCCGACAACAGTGCGAACAACGGCAACTTTGGCGGATCGATTTTCGACAACTTCGGCATTATCGATCCGACCGGTGGCGGTGTGCCGTTCGACTTCTTGGACGACTCGACGACTTTCATTGCTGACCGTTTCGGTATTTTCCAGTCGGGCGACCGTGACCGGTTTGTCGGCATGCAGGACACGGTGAACGGCAGCAACCCCGGCGGTACGGTCCAGATTGACTGGACGTTCGATATCTCGGGCTATGAGAACATCCAGGTCTCGGTCGATATGGCTGCCGTTGGCGACTTCGAGGGTGATGACACCTTTGATTTCTTCGCCCAGATCGACGGTGGATCTCTGCAAAACCCCATTACCGCGACCGCTCAAAGCGGCACGTTCTATGACGTGACGGTTGAAAACGGCAGCACCTACGAAAGCTATGCCACGCCGTTCTTCGACGACGTTGAATGGGATGACCTGATCGCCAACGGCCCCGGCGTCTCGACCACCGGCGACACGGTCGACTTCCACCCGCTGGATAACGGTCTCGACGGCGACACCACCGCGATGGACGGGTTCATCCCCGAAGAACTGCTGAGCAGCACCACCAACGAAGAGCGTGCCTACAACGTCACGAACAGCTTCGGCAACTTCGATCAGATTGAATTCGAAGCGTTCAAGGATCCCGTGGTGGTCACCACCGCGTCGGGCACCACTCAGCTCGACAACACCCTGCAAACCATCACTGCCGATATCTCGGGAACCGGCGACACCCTGACCCTCAGCTTCTTCGCCAGCTCCAACAGCAGCCCCGAGGTGTTCGCGTTCGACGACCTGCTCATCACCGGTGACCTGATCGATACCGGCACCATCCTCGCAGGTGACTACAACGGCAACGGCGTCGTGGACGCCGCCGACTACACCGTCTGGCAAGACAGCTTCGGCGACACCGTGGTTGCGGGCACCGGCGCGGACGGAAATGAAAACGGCGTGATCGACGCCGCGGACTACACCGTCTGGCAGGACAACTTCGGCAACACGGCCTCCGGATCCGGTGCGACCGTCATTCCTGAGCCCAGCGCTGGCCTGATCCTCGCGGGTCTGGGTGCCCTGGCGGCCCGTCGCCGCCGTAAGGCCTGA